A single window of Labeo rohita strain BAU-BD-2019 chromosome 4, IGBB_LRoh.1.0, whole genome shotgun sequence DNA harbors:
- the LOC127164162 gene encoding LOW QUALITY PROTEIN: NACHT, LRR and PYD domains-containing protein 3-like (The sequence of the model RefSeq protein was modified relative to this genomic sequence to represent the inferred CDS: deleted 1 base in 1 codon), translating to MAFKHSNTRKRRKRAASPVPSCVSLVSDRSINQPPNLMEASVIFKPRNDKSGDLQKKSRQSVDEELQRVKDQHKTNMKNKYERLCEGVNLQENQTFLNRIYTQLYIIEGESEGVNEEHEVLQLEKTARTHYSQDTPIYCNDIFKPSPEPGCKDKKQIKTVLTKGIAGIGKTVSVQKFILDWAEGKANQDVDFMFVLPFRELNLIKDHQYSLHRLLLDFHPELQDLSSKIYEQCKVVFIFDGLDESRITLLFSDLQKVSDVTKISSVSVLMSNLMKGKLLPSALIWITSRPAAANQIPSTYINRLTEIQGFNEPQKEEYFRKRISDEHQASKIILHIRRARSLHIMCHIPVFCWISSTVLQKLLKEGLRAEIPQTLTEMYIHFLLTQITMRNQKYEKRHSEKLLKFNRKVTVKLAKLAFNQLMKGHVMFYEEDLRESGLDVTDASVYSGICTEIFKEESVIHQRKVYCFIHLSFQEFLAAFYVFYSHLLKKMEPLKLFLNDEHERYRSEKSPLCVLLISAVKKTLQSKNGHLDLFLRFLLGISLESNQRVLQALLPCTENSSGTIRKINKHIKNIIKGNNRLSTEQSINMFLCLLEVKDQTLYREIQNFVKSDKNSVKKLTLSHCSAITYMFQMSEEVLDEFDLMKYNTSSEGRRRLLPAVIKCRKALLAGCGLSDWHCESLSSALQSSDPHLRELDLSNNDIQDSGVKLLSAALKSSHCQVNILRLVNCNLTGQCCESLSSALQSSKAHLRELDLSNNDLRDSGLKLLLVGLTSSYYQLNILRLSGCMVTEKGCRYVASALSSNSLHLRELDLSYNHPGDSGVKLLFEKLEDPNCTLDKLNVDHGGEFRITAGLHKYACFLTLDPNTADTQLVLCEGNRKVMRVNEEQSYPDHPERFDVCRQVLCRESLSGRCYWEAELRGHSVISVTYKGISRKGRSHNCWFGRNKNSWSLTWSSDNGLSASHNNKKTEIHVPLHSSKKVGVYLDWLAGSLSFYSVSDTHTLTHLHTFTSTFTESLYAGFGVYGISVCLRNHEQRPMHHMHI from the exons ATGGCCTTTAAACACAG TAACACTagaaaaaggagaaaaagagCAGCATCTCCAGTGCCTAGCTGTGTGTCTTTGGTGAGTGACAGATCCATAAATCAGCCTCCAAATCTAATGGAAGCATCAGTGATCTTTAAACCCAG AAATGATAAGTCTGGAGACCTGCAGAAGAAATCTCGCCAGTCAGTAGATGAAGAACTACAGAGAGTCAAAGACCAACACAAAACTAACATGAAGAATAAATATGAGAGATTATGTGAGGGAGTCAACCTACAAGAGAATCAAACCTTCCTAAACAGGATCTACACACAGCTCTATATCATAGAGGGAGAGAGTGAAGGGgtgaatgaagaacatgagGTTTTACAGTTGGAGAAAACAGCCAGGACACATTACTCACAAGACACTCCAATCtactgcaatgacatctttaaacCCTCACCTGAACCAGGATGCAaggat aaaaaacaaatcaagactgttcttactaaaggcattgctggaattggaaaaaccgtctctgtgcagaagttcattctggACTGGGCAGAGGGAAAAGCCAATCAGGATGTCGATTTTATGTTTGTGCTTCCATTTCGAGAGCTGAACTTGATTAAAGATCATCAGTATAGTCTTCACAGACTTCTGCTGGACTTTCATCCTGAACTCCAAGATCTGAGCTCAAAGATTTATGAGCAGtgtaaagttgtgttcatctttgatggtctggatgaaagcagaatCACACTGTTGTTTTCAGATCTTCAGAAAGTTTCTGATGTTACTAAGATTTCATCAGTAagtgttttaatgtcaaatcTGATGAAAGGAAAGCTCCTTccttctgctctcatctggatcacttCCAGACCGGCAGCAGCCAATCAAATCCCCTCCACATACATCAACCGTCTGACAGAAATTCAGGGATTCAATGAGCCTCAGAAAGAGGAATATTTCAGAAAGAGAATCAGTGACGAGCATCAAGCTAGCAAAATCATCTTGCATATTAGAAGAGCAAGAAGCCTCCATATCATGTGCCACATACCtgtcttctgctggatctcatccACTGTGCTTCAAAAGCTCCTGAAAGAAGGTCTGAGGGCAGAAATACCgcaaactctgactgaaatgtacatccactTTCTGCTCACTCAGATAACCATGAGGAATCAGAAATATGAGAAGAGACATTCAGAAAAGCTCCTTAAGTTCAACAGAAAAGTGACTGTGAAACTTGCTAAACTGGCTTTCAATCAGCTGATGAAGGGCCATGTAATGTTCTATGAGGAGGACCTGAGAGAGAGCGGCCTAGATGTCACTGATgcctcagtgtattctgggatttgcactgagatTTTCAAGGAGGAATCTgtgattcatcaaagaaaagtCTACTGTTTCATACATCTGAGCTTTCAGGAGTTTCTGGCTGCTTTCTATGTGTTTTACTCACATCTGTTAAAGAAAATGGAACCCTTGAAGTTGTTTCTGAATGATGAACATGAGAGATACAGATCTGAAAAAAGTCCTTTGTGTGTGCTGCTAATATCAGCAGTTAAAAAAACTCTTCAGAGTAAAAATGGACACCTAGATCTTTTTCTTCGGTTTCTGCTGGGGATctcactggagtccaatcagagaGTCTTACAGGCCCTTTTGCCATGCACAGAGAATAGCTCAGGCAccatcagaaaaataaataaacacattaaaaacataatcaAAGGAAATAATCGTCTGTCAACTGAACAATCTATCAATATGTTCCTCTGTCTGCTAGAAGTTAAAGATCAGACTCTTTACAGAGAGATTCAGAATTTTGTGAAATCAGACAAAAACTCTGTGAAGAAACTCACTCTTAGTCACTGTTCAGCAATCACCTACATGTTTCAGATGTCAGAGGAGGTGCTGGATGAGTTTGATCTCATGAAATATAATACATCATCTGAGGGAAGACGGAGACTGTTACCAGCTGTgataaaatgcagaaaagctCT ACTTGCTGGTTGTGGTCTCTCTGATTGGCACTGTGAAAGTTTGTCTTCAGCTCTACAATCATCAGACCcccacctgagagagctggatttGAGTAACAATGACATAcaagattcaggagtgaagctgctaTCTGCTGCACTAAAGAGTTCACACTGTCAAGTGAACATATTGAG GTTGGTCAACTGTAATCTCACTGGTCAGTGCTGTGAAAGCTTGTCTTCAGCTCTACAATCATCAAAAGCCCatctgagagagctggatctgagtaacaatgacttGCGAGATTCAGGATTGAAGCTGCTCTTGGTTGGACTGACAAGTTCATACTATCAACTGAACATACTGAg attgtccggctgtatggtgacagagaaaGGCTGTCGTTAtgtggcttcagctctgagttcaaactccttacacctgagagagctggatctgagctataATCACCCAGGAGATTCCGGAGTCAAGCTGCTCTTCGAAAAACTAGAGGATCCAAACTGCACACTTGACAAACTCAA tgtggatcatggaggagagttcaggattacagcaggactACACAAAT atgcctgttttctcaccctggatccaaacacagcagaCACTCAGCTCGTTCTGTGTGAGGGGAACAGAAAGGTGATGCGTGTGAATGAGGAACAGtcatatcctgatcatccagaaaGATTTGATGTATGTCGCCAGGTTTTATGTAGAGAGAGTCTGtctggacgctgttactgggaggctGAATTGAGGGGACATTCTGTTATATCAGTAACATATAAAGGAATCAGCAGGAAAGGACGGAGTCATAACTGTTGGTTTGGACGAAATAAAAATTCCTGGAGTCTGACCTGGAGCTCTGATAATGGATTATCTGCCAGTCACAATAATAAGAAAACTGAA